The following coding sequences lie in one Sorghum bicolor cultivar BTx623 chromosome 6, Sorghum_bicolor_NCBIv3, whole genome shotgun sequence genomic window:
- the LOC8055939 gene encoding cyclin-P4-1 has product MADEEDLADAPRVVGVLSAILERVVERNDAVADELCTAGTASAASLAPPPSAFRATARPDISVRSYMARIARFAGCSPACYVVAYVYLDRLLRRGRRGRGRRALAVDSYSVHRLLITAVLAAVKFMDDVCYNNAYFARVGGISLAEMNYLEVDFLFAVGFDLNVSPETFGHYCAVLRAEMLYLELEGPPPAAAGPRLHSCCLSEDDGSSSSSQQQLAA; this is encoded by the exons ATGGCCGATGAGGAGGACCTGGCAGACGCACCGCGGGTGGTGGGCGTGCTCTCCGCGATCCTAGAGCGAGTCGTGGAGCGCAACGACGCGGTGGCTGATGAGCTCTGCACCGCCGGGACCGCGTCCGCGGCGTCGCTGGCACCACCACCGTCGGCGTTCCGGGCGACGGCGAGGCCCGACATCTCGGTGCGCTCGTACATGGCGCGCATCGCGCGGTTCGCGGGGTGCAGCCCCGCGTGCTACGTCGTGGCTTACGTCTACCTCGATCGCCTCCTGCGCCGCGGCcggcgcggccgcggccgccgcgcgctcGCCGTGGACTCGTACAGCGTGCACCGCCTCCTCATCACCGCCGTGCTCGCGGCCGTCAAGTTCATGGATGACGT ATGCTACAACAACGCCTACTTCGCCAGGGTCGGCGGCATCAGCCTGGCGGAGATGAACTACCTGGAGGTGGACTTCCTCTTCGCCGTCGGGTTCGACCTCAACGTGTCGCCGGAGACGTTCGGGCATTACTGCGCGGTCCTCCGGGCCGAGATGCTATACCTGGAGCTGGAGggtcctcctcctgctgctgccggTCCAAGGCTGCACAGCTGCTGCCTGTCAGAAGACGACGGCAGCAGCAGTAGCTCTCAGCAGCAGCTAGCTGCATAG